The following is a genomic window from Pan paniscus chromosome 6, NHGRI_mPanPan1-v2.0_pri, whole genome shotgun sequence.
TAATCACAAGGAAAACACATATTTTCAGATCAGCCAAGGCTTTTTATGAACTGTGAGGATATACTTAACATGCAGAATCTAGAATTACAGGTTTTATACAGGTtttagaattccttttttttttttttgagatggaatctagctctgttgcccaggctggaatgcagtggcaccatcttggctcactgcaacctccgcctcccaggttgaagtgattctcctgccttagcctcccaagtagctgggactacaggcatgtgccaccacacctggctagttctTCATTTTTATACTGAGACTCATCAAGTACTCTATTTTGCTTAATTTGTGTTGGGATTTTCTATTCCATAAGGAATATCTCTCCCCAAGGCTATTCCTGTGAGTATATCATATTGGCTGAGGCTAACATTCACTCTAATGACTGCCTGGCCTTTATAGAGATGAATCAAAGGCCCATTGCAATATCCACAATCTGGTGTACAGTGGCCTTCTCGTTAAGCCCATTAAAATGTTTTGATTGTGATAGGATGAAATGAAGACCTGACGCACATCTGCCATTGAGGCATAACCACTTAAAGCTCCTCTTTACATATgccatgttaaaataaaaaaaaacaatggaCTTTGGCACCAGGCTGACCAAGGTTCTGCTCTTAAGTCTACTATTACCAGTTCGACTTTGGGCCACTTACTTTCAACAGCCTTCATTGTTTCCACTGTATATTACCAAATGATTATTAAGATTCAATGAGATAAAATAGTAAGCAAGCAGtgagctctcaataaatattctgCCATTGCTAGTAAAGCctcatatttttaagaaacatttttgtgTACATTATCTTGATTGATGTTTTTATTCCTCAATGCTTTTCTGTCTCATAGGAATTCGGCTTTGCATGAAGTTTATGCTCACGCGGTGCTTGGGCATCACCCCCATGTGGTACGTTACTATTCCTCATGGGCAGAAGATGACCACATGATCATTCAGAATGAATACTGCAATGGTAAGTAGTATATAGATGAATAACTACGAAGAGGGAGATGAACTTTATAAGCCTTCAGAAATAAACTTTCCCTCCTCCTCATAGTTCATTCCACGGATAGCAGATATACCTAAAAAGTCTGTACTATATATTATAGTCTTGCTTGGAAGCACAGAGCTTCTCTTCCTCTTAAAGGGGTCCTcaacttattctttctttcccttctgttGTCAGGATAATCATTcagttcagaaaatatttatgccATGctagaccttgggcaagtgaagATGAGTTAGATGTGCTCCCTCCCCTTAAGCAACATCCAGGCTGGTAGAGAAACCAGAGCTTTGGTGGCTGCAGCCCTCCTCCTTGTTGGTAGCACCTCATGATCTCACCTACACACTTTGTCTTGGagtgacttcatttttttttttctttgagatggagttttgctcttgttgcctaggctggagtgcaatggtgcgatctcggctcaccgcaacctccacctcctgggttcaagcaattctcctgcctcagtctcccgagtagctggcattacagacacctgccaccatgcctggctaattttttgtattttttttaatagaggcagggtttccccatgttggtcatgctggtcttgaactcctgacctcaggtgatccacctgcctcggcctcccaaagtgctgggattacaggcgtgagccactgcatctagccgagtgatttcatttttaacaagctccaaAACGCTCTTTCCTTACTTATTGTTTCTAATTAATAAGTCATATATAGTGTATAAATTCTAAGAAtacttgcaaaaaataaaaaactttactGTAGCCCTCCTTGTTTCCGAAACGAGCTAAATTTTTCTCCCTTCTGAACTTACATGTCATgctaaaataattctttaaattcaattttacacagaatgcatttaaatattatttccctCAAATTCCATGACTATCTCAGAGCTCAATGAGTGGAGCTATGGTTTTTGTAACTGCCAGTTAGAGCTGGGTCTCTATAATTTGAAGAACCTGCCAATGAACACTAATTAATAGTGTTcagaggccgggcgcaatggctcatgcctgtaatcccagcactttgggaggccgaggcgggcggatcacaaggtcaggagttcgagacgagcctggccaaatatagtgaaaccccgtctcttctaaaaatacaaaaattagccaggtgtggtggcatgcacctttagtcccagctactggggatgctgaggcaggagaatcgcttgaacccgggaggcggaggttgcagcgagccgagaccatgccattgtactccagcctgggtgacagagtgagactccgtctcaaaaaaaaaagaaaaagtgttcaGAAGCATTCTAATACCTTAGAATCAAGATCAGATAGCTATATGAATCCAGGCCTTTTATTTAATTGATAACAATAAATCGAGTACAGTTGATGTACAAATACTGTGGCTCAAATAAGATTTAGGTGTATATGCAGCTTTTATATTCTCCTTGGGTTGccagtcattaaatattttatgatctATTTCTAATGAAATTAGACTTAGACTCCATTAATTAAAATTACTGATGGCCTATAACTACTAGCCTGACACTGACATGGAGCTAATCATTGACACCAATAGTAGCTATATGACTATGCCTGATTGATCTTCTAGTTAATAATTaggtaaaacttttaaaatgttagctGGTACATACTTGAATCAATGGGGCCATATACTGGATACCTGAGATActggcattttcttttcctctttgaaaGCCCTGTAATTCTCCTTTCCAACATGTCTGTGGTATAAATAGGGCAGATATTATGCTTTGCACTGACACCGAAGTAATCTATTTGTTGGGCTGAAGGCATTCATGAGGAATGTATTGATCAgagtactatgccattttatacaaGGCTCTTGGGCATTTGGGGCTTTGATATCTGCAGGAGGTCCTGGAACTAATCCCCTGAAGATATAGGAGGCCAATTGTATTTACTATGCTTTCATCTATAAGACTCATACTGTGGGGCTATTCTCTGTTGTTCTTTCCCAGGTGGGAGTTTGCAAGCTGCTATATCTGAAAACACTAAGTCTGGCAATCATTTTGAAGAGCCAAAACTCAAGGACATCCTTCTACAGATTTCCCTTGGCCTTAATTACATCCACAACTCTAGCATGGTACACCTGGACATCAAACCTAGTCAGTGTGATTCCCTTCTGCCACTTTTACCGTATTTTGTTCTTTCTATGCTATCATCAAAATCTAGGTCTGTATGTCTATCAAGTGTCAAGGACGGTGTTTGCTGGCAGAACccctttcttccatttgtgttccttaaaaaaaaatcagttaaatagTTTTATTCTCCCCTAGGCCCAACAGACATAGAAAAAAAGACTCTTACCCATATAGTAGTAAggccaaaaaagtaaaattaggtatttaattttctaCAAAGGCAAGTGACAGCATATCAGCTACATTCTGATTGTGTTTATGACTAGGGCTATACTCATTCTAACTCTGCACTGATTAAAGAGAAATGAGTAACTGTCACTCATTAATGTGAAACCCAAGGACAagttcttactattttttttattttggggacAATAGTACTCTGATACCAGTCCCATCAGAGAATGGAGAACATATGAGATCAGTTCAACTTAAATAGGTATTATCAATCACTAGCTGTTCAGAAGCGATGTGAGatttcatacaaaaaaaaaaaccttagtagtctatgtccacacaaaagaagaaaggagagaagctgAATTGTCAAATACAGAAAAGAATCTTTGAGAGGAAAAAGCTTAGAAGTCATTACTTACATCtatcctgtcatttttttttcaggtaataTATTCATTTGTCACAAGATGCAAAGTGAATCCTCTGGAGTCATAGAAGAAGTTGAAAATGAAGCTGATTGGTTTCTCTCTGCCAATGTGATGTATAAAATTGGTTAGTCTGCCTTATAGCCTTACCAGTTACCATTATCCTATAAAATTTATAGTGATGactcaatttattcattttaagaaaGACATGCTTTTAAAGCTCTTTTGTtcgattttattcttttttcctttttctttttttaggtgaCCTGGGCCACGCAACATCAATAAACAAACCCAAAGTAGAAGAAGGAGATAGTCGCTTCCTGGCTAATGAGATTTTGCAAGAGGTATAGATTAGGGAAATGGAGGGTATTTTATAATCTGTTGAACCTTTGACTCTCAAATGGAGGATCTCagtgcaaaaaattaaaactgtataTTTATCATTATGGTACCGCTCTTCCCATTCAGAATGGAGACCAAAGATAGGAgagaaactcttccaaaaaagtGAGGAAAGCTGGCTCAATCAAGGATGAATCAGTATTTAGACTATTCTTTCTAAATGTCCTTTACTGTTTCCCAATATTTCTTAGACTTCCTAACCTCATGGATTGCCTACTAAGAAGGAAGCCTTTTCCTCAAGCCCATATTGGTCCAATCAATCTATCATGCCATTATCCTTCTGATAGCACCACCAGTTTTGGTTATTGAAATGATGTTTAGTCATTGCCCATCTTCTCCAATGTCTGTTGAGTCAGGCCTAGGAAGGATATAACTTCTTCCTGGGTGATAATCAAGTAAAAATGAGTATTCCCTTCCTGTGATCAGCCAAGTTATGTAGCAAGCCTTTCTGAGCCTGACGGCAAAATGGCAGTAAGTTTCTGCCTTGGACTCCTCAGGGCACAGCAGTGTTAATCAGGTAGATTCATGTTCTCTCTTCTCTAGAAATCACTAACTACAGTGAATGCACCTTTGACCGTCGTGTCTGTTTAAACCTTTTATGCACTCGAATGAACCTTTCCTACCAGTTGTATTTTAATCCAGACTCACCCTGCTTGGCATAGTAACTGGCCTTCCTGTCTTCTGTTTTGAAGGATTACCGGCACCTTCCCAAAGCAGACATATTTGCCTTGGGATTAACAATTGCAGTGGCTGCAGGAGCAGAGTCATTGCCCACCAATGGTGCTGCATGGCACCATATCCGCAAGGGTAACTTTCCGGACGTTCCTCAGGAGCTCTCAGAAAGCTTTTCCAGTCTGCTCAAGGTGATAGCTCTTACGAGATGAACAGAAGACGCAATATCTATTTTTTTAGTGCGATGGCAAGTAGTTGGGCAAAGAAAAATGGAGATGCTAGTAGTGTCACTAACAGAAAAAGGAACGTGACTAGAAGTCCAGAAAAAATAAGGGAtgggtccaggcatggtggctcacacctgtaatctcagcactttgggaggccgaggagggtggaccacaaggtcagaagatgagaccatcctggctaacacggtgaaaccccgtctctactaaaaatacaaaaaattagcagggcatggtggcaggcacctgtagtcccagctacttgggtggctgaggcaggagaatgtcttgaacccaggagacagagcttgcagtgagccaagatcgcgccactgcactccagtctgggcgacagagtgagactccgtctcaaaaaaaaaaaaaaaaaaaaaaaaaaagcaggcagcGGAGGGGGCGTGGATCGAGAATTTCTTAAGGAAACTCGGAGGATATTGTAAAATCTTTTCATGCTTAGTTTAAAAATCCTGTtacaaacattttttcatttgtcccTTCTAACAACGCTACAAGGTAGACAGGTGGCATCTTATCCTGCAGTTGAGGAAACCATGGCTCAGAGCAGCTCCTTGACACCTGTAGTCACAATGAATGACTGGCTAACTCCAAAATCAAATCTGGTCCTTTAGCTCCTACTTCAGGGTTTTAACTATTGTTAGTGATAACAGTGATAGTACTAAAAGAATGAATTTCTATTATATGTAAGAAGGTATAAGACTACTTTATTGATAATTGATAATACCAATTATTTGAGCTATTAGAAAAAAGGCATAATGTCAATTCAAAAATCTATGTTTTACTTGCTCTTAATGACATCTGAGTAGTGTGGGGACAAGAAAAGGAAGATACTATgttgaaatagaaacaaaaagctTATACTGTCAAGAAGCTTAATCATGTCAAGAAAAGTGTATATATGACTTTAAATCATGTCTTAAGGAACAGGATTGGTTAGGATTCCCAAAACAGCCTTAGAAATATCTATTTCCTTGGAgattagattatttttatttttatttttattttttattttttgggacaggttctcattctgttgcctagactggagtgcagtggcacaatcatagcttactgcagccttgaactcctgggctcgagcaatcctcctgcctcagcttcctgagtagctggactgcAGGTGTGGGAGATTAGTTTCACAGTTTACTTGCAAACTTCAAATGTATTTACAAATCTGTCCTTCTTCCTGACTTCTTTTGCTTTCCTGAAAGGAGGCaaactcttcctccttccttttgttCAGTCTAATCACCTATTTCCATATGTAAACCACTTTTGCATTTAGTTGATATTTCAGTACCTAAATGCTGGCCCTGTACTAGATAAGacatatattaattttgttaaattctAAAAATAGTTCAAGAAAGTGAATATAATTATCCCAAATTTCAGGTAAGGGAAATGGAGCTTCAGCAAAGTTTATACAACAAATGGTGGAGTTGGCTCTGAATTTGGTCTGAATTTCGTTCAGTGTTTTCTTCATTATATGACAGTTTCAGTTGCTGTATATAATTAGGTATTTTCTACTATATTCAAATCATGATAGGTTACATCGTCTACCTTAAAATAAATGCTTCAGGAATATTGTCATGTTGGGTTGTTAATACTAAGTGAAAAAGCAACATGATGTGGTAGAAAGTAAACTGGAGTAAGAGTTGGGCAAACTGGGTTTTGGTCTTGTCCATTCCAGtaatttggataatttttatCGAGAGTCTTAGTTTTTTCTGCTTTAAAACTAAGGCAATAGACTAGTTAACCAGCCAGCTCcaaaatatgattaaaaacaaatcaaaggtGTGGACAACTGGTGCTACCAGACATggacaatcctcctgccccaggtggagctcagttttcatttctttcttctgcacaaAGCAGAAGCAATGTCTTACAAAATCCACCAGGAGAAGCTGGGTTGGAGTTGGCTTGAATGGGAAGATTTTTCCCAATAGCGaagcttctgtttctttcctcttggTCCTATATCATCAGAACATGATCCAACCTGATGCCGAACAGAGACCTTCTGCAGCAGCTCTGGCCAGAAATACAGTTCTCCGGCCTTCCCTGGGAAAAACAGAAGAGCTCCAACAGCAGCTGAATTTGGAAAAGTTCAAGACTGCCACACTGGAAAGGTATATTTTTGGATGATGGGGGGTCAAGAAAGAATCTGAGCACTACTCACAATGGTATGACTAGTCTACTGTGTCTTCTCTGTGGATTCAAGTATAAATATATTCACCATTATAATACATAGGTCCCTGCCCACAAGGAAACTGGCAGCATGCGGCTCTTTGTAGCATCGGGCTGGGAGGCTCTGTGATTAGGTTGCTTGAGAGAGAAAATTCCAGTTAATGCAAACAAAGGAAGCAAGAGTGAGGAATATAAGGAAATACCAGTAAAGAAAACTTAGGATTCTAAGTGACAGCAGGTATCTTAGTAACTGGTTGGTGATCACCTAATATAAGATAACCACAGGTAAGATGGGTAAGACCTATTTTAGAAACCCATAAATTTCAGGGGCAGGCAGGTAGACATACTGTCCTGGTACACATTTGGAGGAAGGATTATTTTTCTGAGCAAAGAAAACGATCTGTTCCCCTACTCATGTGGGCTTGTATTCATGCATATATTTACTTGTTAATCCATTCCTTCAATAAATGGGAATTCAAATACTTACCTGGCAGGGAAGATACCATGATCACGAAGGTGGTTTTTCCCAGCGTGAGGCTCATCGATTGCACTCCGGATGTGCTGACCCCTGAGATATTCCCAAATGTGGAAAACTCGACTGCATAATTAGTTGTAGTGGGGGACTGCGTTCACGCTTTCCCCTGAAAAACggaaacaaaaaaataggaaTTTGATGGGTTGGGGTTGGAGATGAGCAGTGTTCTGAAGGCATTTTTGAGTAATTATTACATATACTGTACGCtgttgaaaatacaaaagaagaaaatgaaaaattttcttGCTTAAAATAAGCTTAGAAGTCCAACTTCTCTTGGATATACAGTCATCCATCTTGGAAAGATTAGCTTTGAAGCATCCCTAACCTGATTTCTTAGTATTAATAATAACTTGTAGAGACTCTTGGCCTTTAGTCAGGTAAATCTTCCTAATAAGCCgcttaatatttttctgttctaGTTTTGAATTCCATTGTCCCAGCTAATAAAGAAAGTACAAAGTACTATACTTACATATGTTATTCACAAGAATATAAGTACCTCTTAAGGTGTGGTGTATACATTCTGGGAAGCCAGCTATGGAGACACAGGTGACTATCATCAGCCAGTACCAGTGATGGGCACCTATCATAGAGATGGGGCAGACAGCATCTTGAAATTGTCTAgaccaggggtccccagcccctgggccatggaccagtaccagtctgtggcctgttaggaaccgggctgcatggcaggaggtgagcagtgggtgagtGAGCACTACCGCCTGAGTTCTGCCTCCCATCAGATCAGTGGTAGCATTAAATTCTTATAGTACAAACCCTATTgtaaactgtgcatgtgagggatctaggttgtgtactCCTTCAagaatctaatacctgatgatctgaggtgaacagtttcatcctgaaaccatctctTCCCCCGACTCCCCacccatggaaaaactgtcttcctcGAAATCAGTCCCTGGttccaaaaaggctggggaccgcTGGTCTAGACCAAGTGTTGAAAAACTTGTTCTGTGAAGGGctagagagtaaatattttatgctttgtgggccatatgctTTCTGCTGGAATGATTTCAGCTCTGCTGTTATATGTTGTCAATGGCTGTTTTTACACTATAAATGAGTGGCTGTGTTCCGATAAgactttatttataaatacagGTGATGGGCCAGATTTGACTCAGAAGTTGTGGTTTATTGACCCTGGTACCTTTCATATGTAGCCTGAAGAGCTGTTCACTtaatttaaagcattttaaagatCACTTATACTCCAATCAGCAGAGCCTGGGGAGCTAAACCTGCCATGTTGTATGACATGTGTGTGTCAACCATTTTTTATGACAATCATAGTAACTGAATTTTGTATTCTGTACATAGCTCAGGCTTTTTGTTTCTGTAAATactgaaacaagaagaaaaacatttatatatgagTTTTGATCATACATATCTCTGACTGGAGATCAAGTAGCCTTTGCTTTTTCTCCCTCACACTTCAGGGAACTGAGAGAAGCCCAGCAGGCCCAGTCACCCCAGGGAGATACCCATCATGGTGACACTGGGGTCTCTGGGACCCACACAGGATCAAGAAGCACAAAACGCCTGGTGGGAGGAAAGAGTGCAAGGTCTTCAAGCTTTACCTGTGAGTAATCTTCCCCTTAAGAACTCATTttgcagccgggcgtggtggctcacgcctgtaatcccaacactttgggaggccgaggcaggtggatcatgaggtcaggagatcgaaaccatcctggctaacacggtgaaaccccatctctactaaaaatacaaaaaattagcagggcgaggtggcaggcgcctatagtcccagctactcaggaggctgaggaaggagaatcgcttgaacccgggaggtggagcttgcagtgagctgagatcgcaccactgcactccagcctgggcgacagagcgagactctgtatctaaaaaaaaaaaaaactcattctgCACCAGCCAACCTTTTACTGTAGAACCTCTGTAAATAGATATCAGCTGTCCCAACCTTCctcttataaaatgaaaaaattagccaactTGAATGCCCAAGGATTTCAAAAGCTACTACTAATTTACCATTTGTAGCCAAGATCCTAAAGCTAGTAAGGCTTTGTCTTCGCAAGGGTCCCAGACACAATAATTGGAAGCCATTTCTCTTCTCTATTGTTATATTCCTAATGCCACTGATCAATAACTTATTTACTTCTCACACTTTTGATGAACAGCAGGAGAGCGTGAGCCTCTGcattaaaggaagaaaaggaaaacagcccTTGGTTTGGCCTATGGATTACGAGGTTGCTGTTGCTGATTCCCCACCAAAGATCCCAGGGACTCGTTGTacatagaaaggaatagaatttaGTTTAGAGTTGAAGTCACAGCTTACAGAAAATGTGCCTGGATTTCCACAGCGCTTCCCAGGTTATATGATGCTGTTCCTAAGAGAGAATTCCCAGCTTCTTTGAGGAAGTGGGTC
Proteins encoded in this region:
- the WEE2 gene encoding wee1-like protein kinase 2 — its product is MDDKDIDKELRQKLNFSYCEETEIEGQKKVEESREASSQTPEKGEVRDSEAKGTPPWTPLSNVHELDTSSEKDKESPDQILRTPVSHPLKCPETPAQPDSRSKLLPSDSPSTPKTMLSRLVISPTGKLPSRGPKHLKLTPAPLKDEMTSLALVNINPFTPESYKKLFLQSGGKRKIRGDLEEAGPEEGKGGLPAKRCVLRETNMASRYEKEFLEVEKIGVGEFGTVYKCIKRLDGCVYAIKRSMKTFTELSNENSALHEVYAHAVLGHHPHVVRYYSSWAEDDHMIIQNEYCNGGSLQAAISENTKSGNHFEEPKLKDILLQISLGLNYIHNSSMVHLDIKPSNIFICHKMQSESSGVIEEVENEADWFLSANVMYKIGDLGHATSINKPKVEEGDSRFLANEILQEDYRHLPKADIFALGLTIAVAAGAESLPTNGAAWHHIRKGNFPDVPQELSESFSSLLKNMIQPDAEQRPSAAALARNTVLRPSLGKTEELQQQLNLEKFKTATLERELREAQQAQSPQGDTHHGDTGVSGTHTGSRSTKRLVGGKSARSSSFTSGEREPLH